The genomic interval CCGCCGTGCGCGGACCCTCGGTCCAGCTCGAGCATGCCCAGCGACGCCTGTGCGGTGAACAGGTTGATCTCGAAGTCCCGGGCGTCCGAGAGCGCCGGGTCCGTGAGGGGCGACGTGGCCTGGGCATGGCCCAAGGTGGCGTCGATGTCCTGCGAGGAGAGGTCGGCGAGGAGCGGTTGGAGGTTGGTCAGGTTCGGACCGGTGGCGATCTTCTGGTGCGTCTCGCGGCCGTCCCACATCACGGCCGAGAGGAAGGGCAGGTTCGCCGACGGCAGCGGACGCCGGAAGAGGAAGAGCGCGCCGTCAATCGACGGATCGCCTGGAGCGACGGCGCAACCCTCGGGGTTGGTGGCGCTCACCAGCGAGAAGTCGGCCGTGGGCGGGATGGGGAGCTCGATGCGGATGAGCCCGTAGCCGGTCACCATCGTCGAGCGCGTGGCGTCGGCAGGCTGCTGTGGGTCCGTGGGCGGGCAGTCGGCGCCGTCCACCGGCGCGAAAAGCGGGTCAGCGGGGTTGGCGTACGCCGTGGCCCGAGCGCGGGTGGTACTCAAGGTCCAGGCGTCGCTCTGGCTGTGGCAGGTGCCGCAGGAGCGACCATTGGTGCCGAACGACGTGAAGAAGGCGTTGGTGCTGCCCGCGTCGAATGCCGCCGGCGAGAACGACTGGATGGTGCCGAGCCGGTCGCGGCTGGTCTCGAACAGGCTCCGCGAGCCGTCGTCTGGGCCACACCGCAGCGCGGCGGTGGACGTCACCTCGGGAGCTTCATCCCCGGGCGCGCAGCCGGCTGTTGCCAGAACGATTGCCACGCCCAGAAGGATTGGCAGCCTCATCGGGTTCCCCTTTCGCCGCGCGCCGCGGACGGTGAAGCGGGGAGCAAGCTGCGTACCTGTGCGACCGCGGGGGCGCTCGTCAGGACCGTCGGCCGTTTCTCCAGGAATCCGGACGCGGAGTGCATTGGCAGACTGGAGTCCGTTCACCGGGAAGGGCGGGCAGCGTGCGCGGGTGTTCAGCGTCGACCAGCACTCTGGCGCGGTCGCGGCGGCCAACTGTAGCCATTGGACATCCGTTCAGTATATCTTGCGCCCATGCTCGCCGGCTTCCATCCCCTCGTGACGGAGTGGTTCGAGAAGAAGTTCGGCGACCCGAGCGAGCCCCAGGCGCGCGGCTGGCCCAGTATCCAGGCAGGCCGCGACACGCTCATCGCCGCGCCCACCGGCTCCGGCAAGACGCTCGCCGCCTTCCTCGTCTGCCTCGATCGCCTCGTGCGCCAGGGCTTGAGCGGCGTGCTGCCCGATGAGACGGAGGTCGTCTACATCTCGCCGCTGAAGGCGCTCTCCAACGACATCCAGAAGAACCTCGAGGAGCCGCTGGCGGAGCTCCAGCAGCTCGCGGCGCAGAAGGGCCTCGCGCTGCCGCCCATTCGGGTGGCGCTGCGCACCGGTGACACGCCCGCGAAGGAGCGCGCGCGCCTCGTGAAGCGGCCGCCGCACATCCTCGTGACCACGCCGGAGTCGCTCTACATCCTGCTCACCAGCGAGGGCGGCCGCAGCGCGCTCAAGACCACGCGCACGGTGATCGTCGATGAGATCCACGCCATCGCGCGCGACAAGCGCGGCGCGCATCTCTCATTGTCGCTCGAGCGGCTCACTGAGCTCTGCGGCAAGCGGCCCGCGCGCGTGGGACTGTCGGCGACGCAGCGGCCGATCGAAGAGGTGGCGCGTTTCCTGGTGGGCAATGATCGCATCGCCGGCGAGAAGCCCGATTGCGACATCGTCGACGCAGGCTCGCGCCGGCACATGGACGTGGCCATCGAGATTCCCTCGGGCGAGCTCGGCGCCGTGGCCGGCTTCGAGCAGTGGGACGTGATGCTCCAGCGCATCGTGGCCCTCACGAAGGAGCACCGCTCGACGCTCATCTTCGTGAACACGCGCAAGCTCGTGGAGCGGACCACGCACCAGCTCGAGGCCATGATGGGCGAGGGCCAGGTGGCCGCGCACCACGGGTCGATGTCGCGCGAGGCGCGCTTTGCCAGCGAGGACAAGCTCAAGCGCGGCGATGTGAAGGCGGTCGTCGCGACCGCTTCGCTCGAGCTGGGCATCGACGTGGGCGCCGTGGATCTCGTGGTGCAGGTGGGCTCGCCGCGAAGCCTGAGCATCGCGCTGCAGCGCATCGGTCGCTCGGGTCACTGGAAGGGCGCCACGCCAAAGGGCCGACTGTTCCCGCTCACCCGCGACGAGCTCGTGGAGTGTGCGGCGCTCCAGCGCGGCATCAAGAAGGGCGAGCTGGAGAAGACCGTCATTCCGCGCGCGCCGATGGACGTGCTCGCGCAGCAGATCGTGGCCAGCGCCGCCGCCGAGGAGATGGACGAGGACGCGCTCTTCGCCATGTGCACGCGCGCGTACCCGTATCGCGGCCTCGCGCGCGAGAAGTTCGACGGCGCGGTGGCCATGATGGCGGAGGGCGTCGCGAGCAAGCGGGGCAGGGCGAGCGCGTACCTGCATCGAGACGTGGTTAACAAAAGGGTTAAGGCTCGTCGGGGCGCGCGGCTCGCGGCCGTCACCAGCGGCGGCGCCATCCCCGAGCAGGCCAGCTTCGCGGTGGTCGCCGAGCCGGATGGGCACCTGGTCGGCAGCGTGGACGAGCACTTCGCCGTCGACGCGCGCGTGGGCGACGTCTTCCTCCTCGGAAACACCAGCTGGCGCGTGACCTCGTTCGAGACCACGACCGTGCGCGTGGCCGATGCGCAGGGCGCGCCGCCGTCGATTCCGTTCTGGTTTGGCGAGGCGCCGGGGCGCACGCGCGAGCTGTCGAAGGAGGTGGGCGAGCTGCGGCGCGAGCTCGAGCCGATTCTGGAAGACCAGGTTCGCTCGCGTTCGTGGCTGGAGCGCGAGTGCGGCCTCGACGAGCTGGCCGCGTCGATTGCCGCGACCTACCTCCTCTGCGCCAAGCAGGCGCTGACCGCGCTTCCGAGCCAGCAGACGCTCATCGCCGAGCGGTTCTTCGACGACGGCGGCGGCATGCAGCTCATCATCCACGCGCCGTTCGGCATGCGGATGAACCGCGCCTTCGGGCTCGCGCTGCGCAAGTGCTTCTGCCGCAGCTTCAACTTCGAGCTGCAAGCCGCGGCGACCGACGAAGGCATCCTGCTCTCGCTCGGCACGCAGCACTCGTTCCCGCTGGAGAGCGTGTTCGAGTACCTCTCGCCGAACATGCTCGAGGAGGCGCTGACGCAGGCCGCGCTGGGTGCGCCGATGTTCGGCGTGCGTTGGCGCTGGGTGGCGCAGCGCGCGCTGGCGCTGCTCCGCATGCAGGGTGGCAAGAAGGTGCCGCCGCAGATCATGCGCATGCGCAGCGATGACCTGCTCGCCGCGTGCTTCCCGGATGCGGCCGCGTGCCAGGAGCACGTCGAGTACCCGATCAAGGTGCCCGATCATCCGCTCGTCCAGGAGGCGATTCGCGAGTGCCTCGAAGACGCGATGGATCTGCCGGGGCTTAACGAAGTGGTTACAAAGATGCGCGGCGGCCAGCTGCGGCTCGTGGCCCGCGACCTCGCCGAGCCCAGCCCGCTCGCGCACGAGATCATCAACTCGCAGCCGTACACCTTCCTGGATCCGGCGCCGCTCGAGGAGCGACGCGCGCGCGCCGTCTCGCTGCGGCGCACGCTCTCGCCCGACGATCAAAAGGCCTACGGCGCGCTCGATGCCGCGGCCATTGCCGAAGTCGAAGAGCAGGTCTGGCCGGATCCGCGCGACCCCGACGAGCTCCACGACGCGCTGCTCACGCTCTGCTTCCTGCCCCATTCGCTCGTGCCGCCGACGTGGCTTTCCATGATGGAGAAGCTGGAGCGATCTCAGCGCGTGGTCTTCGTGCAGGCGCGCGTGCCGGGCTGGACGGCCACGGAGCGCGCGAGCGTGGTGAAGGCGCTCATCCCCGACGCGGAGCTGGGCGCGCTGCCTCCCGGCTTCGAGCCCAAGGCGATGGACCGCGCGGCGGCGGCGGAGCAGCTCGTGCGCGGCTGGCTCGACACCAGCGGTCCCATCACGCAGAGGGGGCTCGCCGAGAAGCTGGGCGTGCTCGAGGGCGATGTGCGGGATGCGCTGCTCGCGCTCGAGGCGCAGGGCAACGTCATTCGCGGGCGGTTCCGCGACCTCGATGAAGAGCAGTGGTGCGAGCGCAACCTGCTCGCGCGCATCCATCGGCTCACGCTGGGGCGGCTGCGGCGCGAGATCGAGCCCGTGCCTGCGTCGGAGCTGATTCGCTTCCTGGCGCGCTGGCAGCACGCGCATCCCGGCAGCGAGCTGGTGGGCGCGCGCGGGTTGTCCGAAGTGATTGGCCAGCTCCAGGGCTTCCAGCTCGCGGCCGGCGGCTGGGAAGAGGGCGTGCTCCCCGCGCGGGTGCGCGCGTACCACCCGAGCCTGCTCGACGAGCTCTGCCAGTCCGGCGAAGTGGTGTGGGGACGCTTCTCGCCCATGAAGACCGAGGCCGAGGGCCGCTCGCCCACGCGCGCCGCGCCGATTGGGCTCGCGCGCCGCGAGGACTTGCCGTGGCTGCTCGGGCCTTCGGATTCCGAGCTGCAGCTCTCGGAGCGTGCGCAGCTGCTGCGTGGCATCCTCGAGCGGCGCGGGGCGAGCTTCTGGAGCGAGCTGGTGAGCGCGTCGAAGATCTCGGGCGAGGAGCTGGAGCCGGCGCTCTGGGAGCTCGTGGCCGCAGGTGAGGTCACGAGCGACGGATTTGCCGGATTGCGGGCGCTCATCCAGCGCTCGCGGCCCATGCGCGCCGAGCCGCGGACGGATCCGCTCGCGGCGGGCGGGCGGTGGTCGCTGTTGCGCCGCTGGCTCGACGACGCGCCGGATCCTGCGATTGCCCTCGAGAAGCGCGCGCTGCAGCTCATTCGGCGCTACGGCGTGGTGTTCCGTGATCTGCTCGCGCGCGAGGCGAATTGTCCGCCCTGGCGCGAGCTGGCGACGGTGTTCCGGCGGCTCGAGGCGCGCGGGGAGCTGCGCGGTGGGCGGTTCGTGTCGGGGTTCTCGGGCGAGCAGTTCGCGCTGCCGGGCGCCGTGGAGACGTTGCGTGCCGTTCGGCGTGCGGCGCGGATTGGCGTGGAGCAGCTCAGCCTCTCGGCCGCGGATCCGCTGAACCTGGTGGGCGTGCTCACGCCCGGGCCGCGCGTGCCGGCGGTGCTGCAGAACCGGGTGACCTTCGTCGATGGCGTGCCGCAACAGGGCGACGTGGTCGACGCGCAGGCGAGCTAGACTTCGGGCATGCACTCCCGCCGGCGCTTCATTCTCGACGCGTCGCTGCT from Deltaproteobacteria bacterium carries:
- a CDS encoding DEAD/DEAH box helicase, with product MLAGFHPLVTEWFEKKFGDPSEPQARGWPSIQAGRDTLIAAPTGSGKTLAAFLVCLDRLVRQGLSGVLPDETEVVYISPLKALSNDIQKNLEEPLAELQQLAAQKGLALPPIRVALRTGDTPAKERARLVKRPPHILVTTPESLYILLTSEGGRSALKTTRTVIVDEIHAIARDKRGAHLSLSLERLTELCGKRPARVGLSATQRPIEEVARFLVGNDRIAGEKPDCDIVDAGSRRHMDVAIEIPSGELGAVAGFEQWDVMLQRIVALTKEHRSTLIFVNTRKLVERTTHQLEAMMGEGQVAAHHGSMSREARFASEDKLKRGDVKAVVATASLELGIDVGAVDLVVQVGSPRSLSIALQRIGRSGHWKGATPKGRLFPLTRDELVECAALQRGIKKGELEKTVIPRAPMDVLAQQIVASAAAEEMDEDALFAMCTRAYPYRGLAREKFDGAVAMMAEGVASKRGRASAYLHRDVVNKRVKARRGARLAAVTSGGAIPEQASFAVVAEPDGHLVGSVDEHFAVDARVGDVFLLGNTSWRVTSFETTTVRVADAQGAPPSIPFWFGEAPGRTRELSKEVGELRRELEPILEDQVRSRSWLERECGLDELAASIAATYLLCAKQALTALPSQQTLIAERFFDDGGGMQLIIHAPFGMRMNRAFGLALRKCFCRSFNFELQAAATDEGILLSLGTQHSFPLESVFEYLSPNMLEEALTQAALGAPMFGVRWRWVAQRALALLRMQGGKKVPPQIMRMRSDDLLAACFPDAAACQEHVEYPIKVPDHPLVQEAIRECLEDAMDLPGLNEVVTKMRGGQLRLVARDLAEPSPLAHEIINSQPYTFLDPAPLEERRARAVSLRRTLSPDDQKAYGALDAAAIAEVEEQVWPDPRDPDELHDALLTLCFLPHSLVPPTWLSMMEKLERSQRVVFVQARVPGWTATERASVVKALIPDAELGALPPGFEPKAMDRAAAAEQLVRGWLDTSGPITQRGLAEKLGVLEGDVRDALLALEAQGNVIRGRFRDLDEEQWCERNLLARIHRLTLGRLRREIEPVPASELIRFLARWQHAHPGSELVGARGLSEVIGQLQGFQLAAGGWEEGVLPARVRAYHPSLLDELCQSGEVVWGRFSPMKTEAEGRSPTRAAPIGLARREDLPWLLGPSDSELQLSERAQLLRGILERRGASFWSELVSASKISGEELEPALWELVAAGEVTSDGFAGLRALIQRSRPMRAEPRTDPLAAGGRWSLLRRWLDDAPDPAIALEKRALQLIRRYGVVFRDLLAREANCPPWRELATVFRRLEARGELRGGRFVSGFSGEQFALPGAVETLRAVRRAARIGVEQLSLSAADPLNLVGVLTPGPRVPAVLQNRVTFVDGVPQQGDVVDAQAS